The proteins below are encoded in one region of Brassica napus cultivar Da-Ae chromosome A6, Da-Ae, whole genome shotgun sequence:
- the LOC106402141 gene encoding aldehyde dehydrogenase family 2 member B4, mitochondrial, whose product MAARRVSSLLSRSFSTSSPFPFRSQGRNCYNGSRVVRRFGTSSAAEKIISPSVQVSCTQLLIDGNFVDATSGKTFQTLDPRTGEVIADVAEGDAEDIDRAVKAARKAFDKGPWPRMTAYERSRIMLRFADLVEKHSEELAALETWDNGKTYQQAKTAEIPMLARLFRYYAGWADKIHGLTVPADGNYHVQTLHEPIGVAGQIIPWNFPLLMFAWKVGPALACGNTIVLKTAEQTPLTAFYAGKLFLEAGLPPGVLNIVSGFGPTAGASLASHMDVDKLAFTGSTDTGKVILGLAANSNLKPVTLELGGKSPFIVFEDANINKAVELAHFALFFNQGQCCCAGSRTYVHEKVYDEFVEKAKARALKRVVGDPFKKGIEQGPQIDSKQFEKVMRYIRSGVESNATLECGGDQIGNKGYFIQPTVFSNVKDDMLIAQDEIFGPVQSILKFRDVDEVIRRANETRYGLAAGVFTKSLDTANRVSRALKAGTVWVNCFDVFDAAIPFGGYKMSGNGREKGIYSLNNYLQIKAVVTALNNPAWI is encoded by the exons ATGGCAGCTCGTAGAGTATCTTCTCTACTATCTCGATCCTTTTCAACTTCCTCTCCCTTTCCCTTTCGTTCACAAG GGAGAAACTGTTATAATGGAAGTAGGGTCGTAAGGAGATTTGGAACCTCTTCTGCAGCTGAAAAAATCATAAGCCCTTCGGTTCAAGTGTCTTGCACACAGCTCCTAATCGATGGGAATTTCGTAGACGCTACTTCTG GTAAGACGTTCCAAACTCTTGATCCACGCACAGGGGAGGTCATTGCGGATGTAGCTGAAGGAGATGCTGAAGATATTGATCGGGCGGTGAAAGCTGCAAGGAAGGCTTTTGATAAAGGACCTTGGCCTAGGATGACTGCTTAT GAGAGGTCAAGGATAATGCTGAGATTCGCAGATTTGGTTGAGAAACACAGCGAAGAGCTCGCGGCTCTAGAGACATGGGACAATGGGAAGACTTATCAACAAGCCAAAACAGCAGAGATTCCAATGCTCGCCAGATTGTTTCGCTACTATGCTG GATGGGCGGATAAGATTCATGGGCTTACCGTTCCAGCTGATGGAAACTATCATGTTCAGACACTGCATGAACCAATAGGCGTTGCTGGACAGATCATTCCATGGAACTTTCCTCTTTTGATGTTTGCTTGGAAAGTTGGTCCTGCTCTTGCTTGTGGTAACACCATTGTCCTTAAAACCGCTGAACAAACTCCTCTCACTGCTTTCTACGCCGGCAAGCTTTTCCTTGAA GCGGGTCTTCCTCCAGGTGTTCTGAATATAGTTTCTGGATTCGGTCCAACCGCAGGTGCTTCCCTCGCGAGTCACATGGATGTAGACAAG CTTGCTTTCACAGGATCCACTGATACAGGCAAAGTTATACTTGGACTAGCTGCTAACAGCAATCTCAAGCCAGTGACACTAGAACTTGGAGGAAAATCACCCTTCATCGTATTCGAAGATGCAAATATCAATAAAGCTGTAGAGCTGGCACACTTTGCTCTCTTCTTCAACCAG gGGCAATGTTGCTGCGCGGGGTCTCGGACGTATGTTCATGAGAAAGTGTATGATGAGTTTGTTGAGAAAGCAAAGGCACGCGCATTGAAACGTGTGGTTGGTGATCCTTTCAAGAAAGGCATTGAACAGGGTCCTCAG ATTGATTCGAAGCAATTCGAGAAAGTGATGAGGTACATAAGGTCAGGTGTTGAAAGCAATGCTACTCTTGAATGTGGTGGTGATCAGATTGGGAACAAAGGTTACTTCATCCAACCTACAGTCTTTTCTAACGTTAAG GACGATATGCTTATTGCTCAAGATGAGATTTTCGGTCCAGTCCAATCAATCTTGAAGTTCAG GGATGTGGATGAGGTGATAAGGAGGGCTAACGAGACGAGGTACGGGCTAGCCGCAGGGGTATTCACAAAGAGTCTGGACACAGCAAATAGGGTCTCGAGGGCTTTGAAAGCTGGCACCGTTTGGGTTAACTGTTTCGACGTCTTTGACGCAGCCATTCCCTTTGGTGGTTACAAGATGAGCGGTAATGGTAGAGAGAAAGGTATTTACAGTCTCAACAACTACTTGCAGATCAAGGCAGTTGTCACTGCTCTTAATAATCCTGCTTGGATATGA
- the LOC125609956 gene encoding uncharacterized protein LOC125609956: MWKKLLKLRPLALQFTQMEVHNGLLTSFWFDQWSHLGVLINLTGERGCIDLGISINTTPYRLRRHRTSVFIEREILRLRALAPDLSDDICLWKRENNEFRPGATCSMVKGIWFKEATPKYSFLAWLAAHNRLSTGDRLLRRNPQAISTCWLCNSAKESMYHLFFECPFSGEVWRGTVRGLISTILPV; encoded by the exons ATGTGGAAGAAGCTTCTAAAGCTTAGACCACTTGCTCTGCAGTTTACTCAGATGGAAGTTCACAATGGCTTGCTAACATCATTCTGGTTTGATCAGTGGTCTCACCTCGGGGTTCTGATAAATCTAACGGGTGAAAGGGGCTGCATAGACCTTGGCATCTCGATAAATACTACGCCCTACCGTCTCCGTAGGCATAGAACTTCCGTCTTTATAGAACGAGAGATTCTACGCCTACGAGCCCTTGCTCCTGATCTGAGTGATGATATTTGTCTTTGGAAGCGGGAGAATAATGAGTTTCGGCCAG GCGCCACATGTTCCATGGTTAAGGGCATTTGGTTTAAAGAGGCAACTCCCAAGTACTCCTTTTTGGCTTGGTTAGCTGCTCACAATAGATTATCAACAGGAGATAGATTGCTCAGGCGGAATCCTCAGGCAATATCAACATGTTGGCTCTGCAATTCAGCTAAAGAGTCGATGTACCATCTATTCTTTGAGTGCCCTTTCTCTGGAGAAGTTTGGCGTGGTACGGTTCGAGGTCTGATCAGTACTATTCTACCGGTTTGA